One Aegilops tauschii subsp. strangulata cultivar AL8/78 chromosome 7, Aet v6.0, whole genome shotgun sequence genomic window carries:
- the LOC109781071 gene encoding uncharacterized protein: MPLPPPPPPPRTLGIPVSLLFASFPPALPLLDTDCKIDPRSFEFKYNNFRKPETLWPSEDNVELPLHFNISHTTSLIACGMAMDDIGIDIEEKKRKTTKSILSLARRFFTPSEVDYLAEISDLYAQEKEFFKLWTLKEAYVKALGLGLSGASLSEFTINLATSKGVRVSKASKVCKHSNPGCGHLSENWLFALAKLNSSHYMAVCMEDDSRCLGPESSPVPVGLKVWKTIPFVEDTLVSGTEAVKLIP; encoded by the exons ATGCCTCTACCACCGCCCCCGCCTCCTCCGAGGACGCTGGGGATTCCCGTCAGCCTCCTCTTCGCGTCCTTCCCGCCCGCGCTACCTCT ACTAGATACAGATTGTAAAATTGATCCGAGGTCGTTTGAGTTTAAGTACAACAATTTTCGCAAACCTGAG ACATTGTGGCCATCCGAAGATAATGTTGAGCTGCCCTTGCATTTCAACATTTCACACACTACTTCTTTGATTGCCTGTGGCATGGCTATGGATGAT ATTGGCATCGATATTGAAGAGAAGAAGCGGAAGACAACCAAGAGTATTTTATCTCTTGCTCGTCGTTTTTTCACCCCTTCAGAAGTTGATTATCTCGCTGAGATTTCTGATTTGTATGCTCAGGAAAAGGAATTCTTCAAACTATGGACTCTTAAA GAAGCATATGTAAAGGCTCTTGGATTGGGTTTGTCAGGTGCTTCACTCAGTGAGTTTACAATCAACTTGGCAACAAGCAAGGGAGTTCGGGTTTCTAAG GCATCGAAGGTATGTAAACATTCCAACCCTGGGTGTGGTCATCTGTCCGAGAATTGGCTATTTGCACTCGCGAAGCTAAATAGTTCTCATTATATGGCAGTTTGTATGGAGGATGACTCGAGATGTCTAG GTCCTGAAAGTAGTCCAGTGCCAGTAGGATTAAAAGTATGGAAGACTATACCATTTGTAGAAGATACACTTGTCTCTGGAACAGAAGCTGTCAAACTTATTCCTTGA